The DNA region GGTGATGATGAATGTCGTGCCCACGCTCAGTTCCGAGCGCAAGGTTATGTCGCCGCCAAGGCTACGCACAACGGTGCGCACATGGGCAAGACCAATGCCTTCTCCCTGCTGGGTCTGTGTTCCAGACCGGCGGAACAGCTCGAATACCCGCTCATGATCGGTCGGCGCAATGCCCCGGCCGTTATCTTCAATCTCAATTTCAATGCGGTTTCCAGCTGCTTGGCGAGCTCGAACTGAAATCTCGAGTGGGCGGCCGGGTTCCCGGTACTTCACAGCGTTGTCCAGGAGATTGCCCAGCGCCTGCTCGAGCGATAGCCGATCCGATACGAGTCGGGGAACTGTTATGTCGGTGGTGACGCTACCACCATCCTCGGTAACCTGGTGCTGGATTGCCGAGACGGAATTCTCGACCAGCTCCTGCAGGTTGATCTGCTGAGGTCGCAACTGCCGACGACCCTCGCGCGAGATCTTGAGAATCGCATTGATCAGGCCGTCCATCTTGCGCGTTGCCGCGCGGATAAAGGTGATTGCTTCGGGCAGGTCCTCGGTGGCAGCGAGCTTGGCTTCTTTGAAAGCTGGATCGTCCTCGCCTTGTTGCTCCGCCATATAAGTGGAGAGAGTGGCGACGCTGGTCTCGAGTTCGCTGGTGAACCCCATGATGTTGACCAGCGGAGCGCGAAGGTCATGGGTGACAATATAGGCGAAGCGCTGGATTTCCTCGTTGGCCCGGCCCAGGTCTGAGGTTCGCTCGCGCACGCGCTCTTCCAGGCTTTGATTGGCTTCCTCGATCTCTCGGCGAGCGATACCCAACTCGCGCATATAGGACAAGACGATCCAGACCGAACCCGCGACGACGGCAAAAATGACGACTGCGCCAATGACCGTGATCCACCGCAGCGCATTTGTTGCGCCACGCTGGTTCTGAATGCCGTCGGCAGTACGTTGGTCGGCCGCAGCGATGATCCCGTCGAAGAAGGTGGTCGCCTCGGCCATCAACTCTTGTCCGGTGTCGGTACGGATCATAGCAAGCGCGGCCGCGGTGTCGCCTGTCTGAGCGAGATCAATGGTCCTTGCCATTTCAGCAAGCTTACCCTCGACCGCGGTCGTGATCGTGGCGACAGCATCAGCGGCCTGAGG from Devosia sp. RR2S18 includes:
- a CDS encoding sensor histidine kinase, which produces MPISNHAFIRTTVLLLFVGFLALAGIVGTTIWLVEQNSRWFDETTEARTARVAVVGLRNALQTAESSQRGYLLTGEEHYLDPYWEALPSIPQYLDTVVLVLRPYPQAADAVATITTAVEGKLAEMARTIDLAQTGDTAAALAMIRTDTGQELMAEATTFFDGIIAAADQRTADGIQNQRGATNALRWITVIGAVVIFAVVAGSVWIVLSYMRELGIARREIEEANQSLEERVRERTSDLGRANEEIQRFAYIVTHDLRAPLVNIMGFTSELETSVATLSTYMAEQQGEDDPAFKEAKLAATEDLPEAITFIRAATRKMDGLINAILKISREGRRQLRPQQINLQELVENSVSAIQHQVTEDGGSVTTDITVPRLVSDRLSLEQALGNLLDNAVKYREPGRPLEISVRARQAAGNRIEIEIEDNGRGIAPTDHERVFELFRRSGTQTQQGEGIGLAHVRTVVRSLGGDITLRSELSVGTTFIITLPRDLRSYLGTRTQ